From Gammaproteobacteria bacterium, one genomic window encodes:
- the kdsB gene encoding 3-deoxy-manno-octulosonate cytidylyltransferase produces MSTIGIIPARMASSRFPGKPLALIHGVPMIGHVYFRCKMSRALDEVYIATCDEEIRQYARSIGAPCVMTANTHERATDRTAEAMLKIEADTGKRTDIVVMIQGDEPMTRPEMIDEAIAPFRTDRNINVVNLMAHIDNVEDFEDPNEVKVVIDLKGDALYFSREAIPSRKKGVTKVPMLKQVCIIPFRRDYLLRFNSLSPTPLEVIESVDMMRILEHGEKVRMIMTNAQTVSVDTPEDHAYVNELMRTDSLMPSYSNKRTG; encoded by the coding sequence ATGAGCACGATCGGTATTATCCCCGCCCGCATGGCCTCCAGCCGCTTTCCCGGCAAGCCACTGGCGTTGATCCACGGCGTACCGATGATTGGCCACGTCTATTTTCGCTGCAAGATGAGCCGCGCGCTCGACGAGGTCTACATCGCTACGTGCGACGAAGAAATCCGTCAATACGCGCGCTCGATCGGCGCACCGTGCGTGATGACCGCCAATACCCACGAACGCGCCACCGACCGCACTGCCGAAGCGATGCTCAAAATCGAAGCCGATACCGGCAAGCGCACCGACATCGTCGTCATGATCCAAGGCGACGAGCCAATGACGCGGCCGGAAATGATCGATGAAGCGATCGCCCCGTTCCGCACCGATCGCAACATCAATGTCGTCAACCTAATGGCACACATCGACAATGTCGAGGATTTTGAGGATCCGAACGAAGTCAAAGTGGTGATCGATCTCAAAGGCGACGCCCTGTATTTTTCGCGCGAAGCGATTCCGTCGCGTAAAAAAGGCGTGACTAAGGTGCCAATGCTGAAACAGGTTTGCATCATCCCGTTTCGGCGCGACTACTTGCTGCGCTTCAACAGCCTATCGCCGACACCGCTTGAAGTGATCGAATCAGTCGACATGATGCGCATCCTCGAACACGGCGAAAAAGTACGAATGATCATGACAAACGCACAGACCGTCAGCGTCGACACGCCGGAAGATCACGCTTATGTCAACGAGTTGATGCGGACCGATTCGCTGATGCCGAGCTATTCCAACAAGCGCACCGGCTGA
- a CDS encoding class I SAM-dependent methyltransferase has protein sequence MLEIKEHEIRPRAIFDEYLRISKADIPKFFSNTDQFVKVSCPACGIPEQHAEFVKHGFRYVSCPGCDSLYVSPRPTAAMIDRFYRDSESSRYWAEVFFPSTAEARRTQIFEPRAQMISAIVERFEPPRPRVLADVGAGIGLFLEAAKSSGRFDEVIGIEPGRDLARVCRQRGHMVIEKPIEAVRADEVRASIVTSFEVFEHLYDPGAFVKSMANILAPNGILIFTTLSVTGFDLQILWDKSKSISPPHHINFVSVPGFAQLIDHCGLELLDVMTPGRLDADIVKNMAAEDDELELPRFVKTMLKLAQTERYRQLLPHFQKFLADSSLSSHVCVVARKV, from the coding sequence TTGCTCGAAATAAAAGAACACGAAATCAGACCGCGCGCCATATTCGACGAGTATTTGCGGATTTCGAAGGCCGATATTCCGAAGTTTTTCAGTAACACCGATCAGTTTGTAAAAGTGAGCTGCCCGGCCTGCGGTATACCGGAGCAGCATGCTGAATTCGTTAAACACGGTTTTAGATATGTCAGCTGCCCCGGCTGCGATAGCTTGTATGTGTCGCCACGGCCAACCGCGGCAATGATCGATCGGTTTTACCGTGATTCGGAATCGTCGCGTTACTGGGCCGAGGTTTTTTTTCCGAGCACGGCCGAGGCGCGGCGAACACAGATCTTCGAGCCGCGAGCGCAGATGATCAGCGCCATCGTCGAACGATTCGAGCCGCCGCGACCGCGCGTGTTGGCCGATGTCGGTGCTGGCATTGGTCTTTTTCTGGAAGCAGCGAAGTCGAGTGGGCGGTTTGATGAAGTCATTGGTATCGAGCCGGGCAGGGACCTGGCGCGTGTATGCCGGCAACGTGGGCACATGGTCATTGAAAAGCCGATTGAGGCCGTCCGTGCCGATGAGGTGCGGGCGTCGATCGTGACCTCGTTCGAGGTGTTCGAGCATTTGTACGACCCCGGTGCTTTTGTCAAAAGCATGGCCAATATCTTGGCGCCAAATGGAATTCTGATCTTCACTACGCTGTCGGTAACTGGATTCGATTTACAGATACTGTGGGATAAATCAAAAAGCATTTCCCCGCCACATCATATTAATTTTGTTTCGGTGCCGGGTTTCGCGCAGTTGATCGATCATTGCGGCCTCGAGCTGCTGGACGTCATGACCCCTGGGCGGCTCGATGCCGATATCGTCAAGAACATGGCGGCTGAAGACGACGAGCTCGAGCTGCCGCGGTTTGTTAAGACCATGCTTAAGTTGGCACAGACAGAACGTTACCGGCAGCTACTTCCCCATTTTCAAAAGTTTCTAGCAGATTCATCGCTGAGCTCGCATGTCTGCGTAGTTGCTAGAAAAGTTTAA
- a CDS encoding FkbM family methyltransferase: MIGDELLKANPLWVIDVGASGGIDSRWSNFTSFFKAILFEPDPREFEILKGKSRGNLVVLNSALSDAVKEVDFNLCKKQQVSSAYLPNRDFLAKFPDCERFSVERTIKIKTDTLDDQLEKNNLNEIDFIKIDTQGYELAILRGGIQSLEQAIGLELEVEFSPLYENQPLFADVDSFVRKSNFELFDLKRYFWKRNGSKPFGSRKGQLVYGDALYFKSPELILLMKGVTPEKIVRSIGVYMVYGYADLAQALFDLANNRRLLPVEMQHAVQRTLAKYKGKNFIPDFRGKGRIRNLIMKMAGIFDTKGPYSGTDSGLGNG, encoded by the coding sequence ATGATCGGAGATGAATTATTAAAGGCGAATCCTCTGTGGGTGATCGACGTCGGCGCCAGCGGCGGTATCGATTCCCGCTGGAGCAACTTTACGTCGTTTTTCAAGGCGATCTTGTTCGAACCCGATCCGCGGGAATTCGAAATACTTAAGGGCAAGAGCCGTGGAAATTTAGTTGTCTTGAATTCAGCATTGTCCGACGCCGTAAAGGAAGTTGATTTTAATCTTTGCAAAAAGCAGCAGGTATCGTCGGCTTATCTGCCCAATCGAGATTTTCTTGCCAAATTTCCGGACTGCGAACGATTCAGCGTCGAAAGAACGATCAAAATAAAAACTGACACGCTCGATGATCAGTTGGAAAAGAACAATCTCAACGAAATCGATTTCATCAAAATAGATACGCAGGGATATGAGCTGGCGATTTTGCGGGGCGGCATCCAGTCTTTGGAGCAGGCGATCGGCCTGGAGCTCGAAGTCGAATTTTCTCCGCTCTATGAAAACCAGCCGTTGTTCGCTGATGTTGACAGTTTCGTTAGAAAATCGAACTTTGAGTTGTTCGACCTCAAACGGTACTTCTGGAAGAGAAACGGCAGTAAACCCTTCGGTAGCCGCAAGGGGCAGTTAGTGTATGGCGACGCGCTGTACTTTAAGAGTCCGGAGCTGATTCTGTTAATGAAAGGAGTGACGCCGGAAAAGATAGTCCGGTCGATTGGTGTTTATATGGTTTACGGCTATGCCGACCTGGCGCAAGCGCTGTTCGATCTTGCAAACAATCGACGACTGTTGCCGGTTGAAATGCAGCACGCTGTTCAGCGAACTCTAGCGAAATATAAAGGGAAAAATTTCATTCCAGATTTCCGGGGCAAAGGACGAATTCGAAATTTAATCATGAAGATGGCAGGTATTTTCGATACTAAAGGGCCTTATTCGGGGACGGACAGTGGCTTGGGGAACGGATGA
- a CDS encoding acylneuraminate cytidylyltransferase family protein produces MIEQQRILAVVPARGGSKGVLKKNIRPVNGVPLIAFTARTIKACPFIDRAVVSTDSTEIASVAAGEGLSAPFTRPVDISGDRIADWDVLVHALQEMEKLDRITYDVVVMLQPTSPLRRPAHVHEVVERLVRERLDAVWTVSPTDLKFHPLKQLIVDQDGRMDYFDARGSTIVARQQLSPVFHRNGLVYAMTRSCLLEQKKIMGERSGAVVVTDPIVNIDTLEDFQTLERLLAEQSART; encoded by the coding sequence GTGATCGAACAGCAACGAATATTGGCGGTCGTGCCCGCGCGCGGCGGCAGCAAAGGTGTTCTAAAAAAGAATATCCGACCGGTCAACGGTGTTCCGCTCATTGCCTTCACGGCGCGAACGATTAAGGCGTGTCCATTCATCGACCGAGCGGTGGTCTCGACCGATAGCACCGAGATCGCCAGTGTTGCCGCCGGTGAAGGCCTGAGCGCGCCGTTTACACGACCGGTCGACATTTCCGGTGATCGCATCGCCGATTGGGATGTGTTGGTGCATGCGTTGCAGGAAATGGAAAAGCTGGATCGGATTACGTACGACGTGGTTGTGATGTTGCAGCCGACCTCGCCGTTACGCCGGCCCGCGCATGTGCATGAAGTTGTAGAGCGGTTGGTGCGCGAGCGATTGGATGCCGTCTGGACGGTGTCGCCGACTGACCTCAAGTTTCATCCGCTGAAGCAGCTGATTGTCGACCAGGACGGCCGAATGGATTATTTCGATGCCAGGGGCTCCACCATCGTTGCCCGGCAGCAATTGAGCCCGGTTTTCCACCGTAACGGATTGGTGTACGCGATGACCCGTTCCTGTCTGCTCGAGCAGAAGAAAATCATGGGCGAACGTTCCGGCGCGGTAGTGGTTACTGATCCGATCGTAAATATCGACACACTAGAAGATTTTCAAACGTTGGAACGGTTGCTGGCCGAACAATCGGCCCGAACTTAG
- a CDS encoding HAD family hydrolase gives MGPLPVAGVGMIQCVVFDFDGTLVQSNSIKRQGFYEVTKALGDVAEVVDTVLVDKVGDRQAIFAELVRRLQTTGRLPAVRVEQTLAHDLVDRYTSYCEESIASCAEVVGATACLEALTALQVALFVSSATPTAPLRQVLRRRGIDRFFRQILGRPAGKVENLRLAMAEVMAAPEATVMVGDNEVDRTAAVAVGCHFVGIENDFSGYTQRPSILIDDLRQLPPIILSLNRDPDSATATTRIRK, from the coding sequence TTGGGGCCGCTTCCAGTTGCCGGCGTCGGCATGATCCAATGCGTCGTTTTCGATTTCGACGGAACGCTGGTGCAGTCGAATTCGATAAAACGCCAAGGCTTTTATGAAGTGACCAAGGCGCTCGGTGACGTTGCCGAAGTAGTCGATACGGTATTGGTGGACAAGGTTGGGGATCGGCAGGCGATTTTTGCCGAACTGGTTCGACGGTTGCAGACGACCGGTCGGTTGCCGGCGGTTCGAGTTGAACAAACCTTGGCGCACGACCTGGTGGATCGTTATACGTCTTACTGCGAGGAGAGCATCGCCTCCTGTGCGGAAGTTGTTGGCGCCACTGCCTGCTTGGAAGCATTGACGGCGTTACAGGTGGCGTTGTTCGTGAGCTCGGCGACGCCAACCGCGCCGTTGCGGCAGGTCCTGCGCCGACGCGGTATTGATCGTTTTTTCAGGCAAATTCTCGGTCGTCCCGCCGGGAAGGTTGAAAACTTGCGGTTAGCGATGGCTGAAGTAATGGCAGCGCCCGAGGCAACGGTCATGGTCGGTGATAACGAGGTCGACCGAACTGCGGCGGTGGCGGTTGGTTGCCACTTCGTCGGTATTGAAAACGATTTCTCCGGTTATACCCAGCGTCCATCGATTTTGATCGACGACCTGCGTCAACTTCCGCCCATTATTCTCTCCCTCAACAGGGATCCCGACAGTGCCACCGCGACAACGAGAATCCGCAAGTGA